Proteins encoded in a region of the Scomber scombrus chromosome 16, fScoSco1.1, whole genome shotgun sequence genome:
- the LOC133996827 gene encoding uncharacterized protein LOC133996827 produces MTLISVLIWTLLCCCFTESRGQITVTQPAAVRSTLGGSATINCRTSQDVYNNNYLAWYQQRDGETPKLLIYYTTTRASGIPGRFTGSGSKSDFTLTISGVQAEDAAVYYCQSQHHINSQWVFTHPALIPVSFPVNHSQPALVSSHLFPIPSLVQTAFSIVFYPFMTTEATEILLIKNMTLISILIWTLLCCCFTESRGQITVTQPAAVRSTLGGSATINCQTSQNIYDSNSLSWYQQRDGETPKLLIYYIKTLASGIPGRFSGSGSNSDFTLTISGVQAEDAAVYYCQSFHYPNSQYVFTQ; encoded by the exons atgactttgatctccgtcctcatctggactctcctctgctgctgcttcacag agtccagaggccagatcacagtgactcagcctgcagcagtgagatcaaCTCTGGGAGGATCTGCAACTATCAACTGTCGGACCAGTCAggatgtttataataataactacttagcctggtaccaacagagagatggagaaactcctAAACTTCTCATTTACTATACTACCACTCGAGcatcagggattccaggtcgttttacaggcagtggatcaaagtctgacttcactctgaccatcagtggagttcaggctgaagatgcagcagtttattattGTCAGAGTCAGCATCATATCAACAGTCAGTgggtgttcacaca CCCTGCTCTGATCCCAGTGTCTTTCCCAGTCAATCACTCCCAGCCTGCACTTGTgtctagtcacctgttccccattccctcATTAGTTCAGACAGCATTCAGCATTGTGTTTTATCCT ttcatgacaacagaagccacagaaatcctcctcatcaaaaacatgactttgatctccatcctcatctggactctcctctgctgctgcttcacag agtccagaggccagatcacagtgactcagcctgcagcagtgagatctacTCTGGGAGGATCTGCAACTATCAATTGTCAGACCAGTCAGAATATTTATGATTCAAACAGTTTAtcctggtaccaacagagagatggagaaactccAAAACTCCTCATTTACTATATTAAAACTCTAGCATCAGGTATTCCAGGTCGTTTTtcaggcagtggatcaaactctgacttcactctgaccatcagtggagttcaggctgaagatgcagcagtttattactgtcagagtttCCACTATCCCAACAGTCagtatgtgttcacacagtga